TCCATTCCTTTTTAAACCTGATGCCCTTAATGCTTTTCTGGCATTATAGGGTAATATCTCTGCAAACTTTTCTGCCTTTATCTCTTTTAATAGTTCTTTTAATGTTAACTTTTCCATTTTCAGTTATCCTTCCTTATACCTATTTCTTAACACCTGCACATCAAAACTATTTTGAGCTGTGGCTCCCTTTACATCTTTTAATTTATCCTCTATTATGTTTATAGTTTCTATTATATCCCTTAAATCTTTAGATACTGTTTTCAATGCTGACTGTGTCAAACTTATTTCATCCTTGAAAGTGTCATTTATCTTTTTAAACTGCCTTTCATTTTGTTTTGAGTGTGCCTGCTGTCCTTCTATTACTGTATTAAGCTTTTTATCCATGTTTTCAAGTAGTATTGAATGTTTGTCTTGCCCTGCTTGAAGTTTATCCAACCTATCATTTACAGGCTTCATCTCATTTTTTATCATTGTTTGTATAGAATCTAAAAGTTGTTTTTCATCCATCTTTTTTGTACCTCCGATATTTATATTTAAATTATAACTGAACACTGTAATTCCTTCAACTACTGTTTATATTTTCCACTGTGAAGCACTTTTTTATTCTGTTGGATTTACATATAAGCGCTCTTTCAGTTCTAATGTTTTGTGAGCTATTAATAAAGCTTTTGCCATTATTTCCTTTTCTGAATCTTCCTCATTAAAAGGAATATAGCCACCGGTTTGACGTATTTGTGGAAGTATCTCAGATGTTACCCATCTTTTAAACTTCTTTGCTATTGGAAGTTTAGACGAAAGTATTAAGCTGTAAAGACCAGATTCATTAATACATACAACATTACGATTTTGACCTGCCAGAACGATTCGTTCAGTCAGCTTATCTTCATCATCTATATGATCACGAATTGCTTTTTGTGGATTGGTATATCCTAATATCTCTGCCACATCTTTTCCGACAAACCGAGGCTGTCCATCTCTTTCTATCACCCTTGTATAATGAACATATAGTAAAAATTCATTATACTTTTCCTTTCTTAGAGATTTTTACTATAATTATCATAAGACGCTGTGGATTAGTTTTATCACCTATAGCTGGACTATTTTAATTGAGGATCTAACCACTGTCTTATGCTTATCTGTTAATTAGTTAGATAACGCATGACGTTTTATATATAGCAAGGATACATTTGCATGAGATTTGTGGAACATGGCGTATAATACTATAAAGGAGTTGTTCTTATGATTTATATTGGTATAGATATAGCAAAAAACAAACATGATTGCTGTATTATAGATTCAGATGGTGTTGTTTATAATGATTCTTTACGTATATCCAATTCCCGTCAAGGGTTTGAATTACTTTATTCTTCAATACTTTCCATTCTGCCTGACAAGGATATTTCCAACGTAAAAATAGGACTTGAATCAACAGGTCATTACAGCACCAATCTCCAAAACTTTTTGTATGCTAAAGGCTTCAAGCTCTCCATTCTCAACCCTTTAGCTACAAATCTCTTCCGTAAAGCCCAGTCTCTTAGAAAAACTAAGACTGATAAAACGGATGCATTGGTTATTGCTAAAATGCTCTTTTCTGATGATACAAAATCCTATTCTCCTGTATCATACCAGATTCAAGAGCTAAAGTCATTAACCAGGCATAGATATCGCTTAATTGGATATAGGTCTAAGTTGAAAACATCTGTCAATAGATTGGTAGATATTATGTTCCCCGAGCTGCCCGATCTTTTTTGGTCAATTCATCAATCTTCTTCCTATGCCCTTTTATCCATACTTCCAAGCCCAAAAGATATAGCTGCCTGCCACCTGACCAAGCTAACAAACATACTAAATACAGCTTCCAAGGGCAAGTATGGAAAAGATAAAGCTATTTCTCTAAAGGAGTCTGCTGCAAATTCTATTGGCACTAACTCAAGGTCTCTAAGTTTTGAACTCAAGCAAACCATTAGGTTAATACAGTCAGTACAACACGAGATTGATTCCTTAGAGCTTCTCATAAAAGAAATCGTTGTTGAGATCAATTCCCCACTTATTAGTATTCCAGGAATTTCATATACCCTGGCAGCTATAATATTGGCAGAAATCGGCGATATTAAAAGATTCACCACTCCCTGTAAACTCCTGGCCTTTGCCGGATTAGATCCCTCCACCTATCAATCTGGAAAGTACACTGCATCCCATACACCCATGGTCAAACGGGGTTCTGCCTACCTTAGATGGGCCATACTTATGGCTGGGAGAACTGTTTCAATGAGAGATGCCACTTTCTCTGCATATTTGTCGAAGAAACGCTCTGAAGGCAAGCACTATTATGTTGCCATGAGCCATGTTGCTAAAAAATTGATACGTATAATATTTCATCTTCTAAAGACCAATGCAACTTTTGCTCCACAAATATAAACTTATCCATAAAAATTAATATTTTTCAAAAAGCAATTTTCCATTGCTCTTTTTGTCATGCTTTCTTTTTTCAATTAAATAACTATAAAAATCTTTTGATTTTTAACTTGACTTCATATAGTTAGTCTCACTTTCCTGAACTCTGGATTTTTAAAAATTTGCTGTAATTTCTAAAGTACTGCTTGAGTAGTTTTAAATAACTTGTCAGCCACCAAGAGTAGGACATTTTTGGATAACCAATATAAAGTCAGTGTTTTCAATGAATCCATACTCAGCCACCCTATCAAACCATTTTTATAAGGTGTTCCAATTTCTAAATTCTAAAAATTTACAACCTGTATATAATGCTTTATTGTACTTTTTCTTAAATTTTTTACTTTACAACTTAAAATAAATTTCTCAAATGCTTCTTCTAAAGTTAAATTTTTTTTATCATTATTTTGCAATTCAATTTTATGCCTCA
This genomic interval from Clostridium kluyveri contains the following:
- a CDS encoding IS110 family transposase; protein product: MIYIGIDIAKNKHDCCIIDSDGVVYNDSLRISNSRQGFELLYSSILSILPDKDISNVKIGLESTGHYSTNLQNFLYAKGFKLSILNPLATNLFRKAQSLRKTKTDKTDALVIAKMLFSDDTKSYSPVSYQIQELKSLTRHRYRLIGYRSKLKTSVNRLVDIMFPELPDLFWSIHQSSSYALLSILPSPKDIAACHLTKLTNILNTASKGKYGKDKAISLKESAANSIGTNSRSLSFELKQTIRLIQSVQHEIDSLELLIKEIVVEINSPLISIPGISYTLAAIILAEIGDIKRFTTPCKLLAFAGLDPSTYQSGKYTASHTPMVKRGSAYLRWAILMAGRTVSMRDATFSAYLSKKRSEGKHYYVAMSHVAKKLIRIIFHLLKTNATFAPQI
- a CDS encoding BRO-N domain-containing protein — protein: MIERDGQPRFVGKDVAEILGYTNPQKAIRDHIDDEDKLTERIVLAGQNRNVVCINESGLYSLILSSKLPIAKKFKRWVTSEILPQIRQTGGYIPFNEEDSEKEIMAKALLIAHKTLELKERLYVNPTE